Genomic segment of Perognathus longimembris pacificus isolate PPM17 chromosome 11, ASM2315922v1, whole genome shotgun sequence:
GCAgagcctcccggcctcccccaccGGAGGATGAGCCCCGGACACCCGCTCAAACAAGAATAAAGGGGGGAGTGGGTCTCCCAAAGCAAGGAACAGAGTGTGCTCAGCCTGCTGCCACGTTTTTGTGTCTGAGAGACACCCCTAAGCCCCACCAGTTGGCCTTCTCTGAAGGGTTCCCTTCATGGGTGGGTGACGGTGGATCCTAAGACCCACCCGAGactcagccccccccccgggggggggagggagatttcCACCCCTAAGGCTGCAGGGAATCTACTTTACAACCCTCTTGCCAATTGTGTTGCTGATTAACTCTGGGCGGGTGGACCACAGCCTCAGCCGGGGCCAGACAGATGGGTTGGGCTCTGAAGTTTTGTGGGTtgggtttttcttgttgttgttgttttgtgttgttttgaaaCCTCCTCTAGGAGCTATAATTGGGCTTCCACAAAAGGAATTGCCCTAGGGCTGTTTTGCTCTAACTGGGAGCCAGACACGAATGGGCTCATTAACGAAGAGGCAACGCAGCTCTTTGGTTCTGCCAGTTTGTCGGGGAACACACCACCGGGACTCTTGCTTAAATAGATGtggtgggtttcttttctttctttctctttcttttctttccttctttctttctttctttctttctttctttctttctttctttctttctttctttccttttctttttttgccacacAATCAAACAACAAGTGCCATACCCCTCCCGCTggccttcttccctctttcccttccctgcccccctctctcttccccttccactTCCTTCCACCCCCGTGGGGAAGTTCTAGCCAGAGGGagacaatggggggggggtggggagcaaagTCTCCTCTTTCAGCAGGCTCTAGGACAGACCCCCGCCAGTCCGGAGACCAGGGCCGTTGGGGGCAGGTGAGGGGTCGGGACCCACCTGAGTTGTAATTGACGATGTCCACTCCCAGCGCCGGGCTTTTCCGCTTCCGGGGCCGCCCCTTCTGCACGGTGCCCGTGCCATTGAAGTAAGGCAGGGCCAGGCCGCCGCTCTTGGCCGCCAGCTCGGTGTAGCTCAGCTGCGGCGGGTACTCCCCTTGCAAGAGGCTCTCGAAGTGGGCGCGGCAGTACACCAGGCTGTCCTTCATGCCGAAATGGTCGCCCGTGGTCAGGGTCTTGTTGCAGGTGGAGCAGGTGAagcagcttaagtggtagacggAGTCTCGGGCGCGCATGACCATCTCCGAGGCAGAAATGCCAAGGTGGCAGCGGGCACATCTCTGCACAGAGAACCTTCTGGAAGCAAACAGAAAAGTCAGGGTGCTGGATGATGCAAGGAAGGGCCATCTAGTACCCGCAGCACCTGAGTTTTGTCTGCAAACTTCTAAAGTGGAGACCTGGGAAGGCTCCAGGGAGCACACACCTGGACCTGGTTTGGACATCCGAGGTATTTGCTAACAGTCCGCTGGAGGTGGACAATGGTCCTCCCGTTAAAGCTGGGTGGACGGAAAACTAGCCTGCACCTTCTGTGGCTGCAAGCCAGGCAgtaatagctcatgcctataatcctggctactcaggagactaacacCGCGGACAGAGGTACAaagtcaacctaggcaggaaagtccttgggagtctgatcttcaattaactagtcGCCAAAgaagtggagaggtggctcaagtggtggactgtcagccttgagcatataaagctaaggaacagcacccaagccctgagttcaagctccagtaatggcaaataataataataataaaaagaaaggaaaaagaaattaaagcactaATTCAGAACACTATTGAAAGAAAGAACATGAAATCGAAATGCTGCGGGAATCCCTTCATCTTTGAATGACAAAATAGTCCATGAATAACGGAGAGATTCTTGCTGCAGGCTCATACTTGAAAACATACAGACAGCCCCAGAAACGTAACTTTGCCgagaaaatgttctttttaaactATGTCCCTTGCTACTTCTCAGAACAAAGCCAGGTCACTTGTGCGTTCTCTTATCTTGCCCAATGCAGAGATTCACAAGAATCAGTGAGCGCGCTTTCCGCTCCGTTTGCTCTCTAGCTGCGTTCTCCCTTGCTGCAAAGGAAGCTCGGAAACTTTGGTTTGGGCACTGGCTTCCATTCCTTTTTCACACTCACTTACACGGTCAACTACCACGCGCCTTGTTCGGTTCCAAGCCAGGGAAGTTACCCAGTTTGTAGTAAGCGGAAAATAATCaatattaataatagtaataacctGCTCTGGTCTTGATCAGAGGAGAGCGCCCCACGTGCTTTAGCTGAATTTCTCCGGGTGGAGGGACCCTGGGAACGAATGGCCTTCCCTAATTCCCTCTACACCTCAGACGCCTCCCTACCCATCCCCACCGCACATCCCTGGGTTTCCAGTCCTAAGGCGTGTGCAGGGAAAGggatacaaatgtgtgtgtgtgtgtgtatgaagacaGAAAAGGGAATGTGGACGTGGGCACGTGTCCCGCACGGGCGCGTGGACAGTACCTGTAGTAATCCTCCTTGCAGTAAATGCTACCGTCCTTGGCGAAGCAGGTGAGCTCAGACTCCAGCGCCAACTTACATTCACAACACTTCAAGCACCTCAGGTGCCACTGCTTATCCACCGCCAGCAGGTAGTAGCGGTCGGAGATCTTGCCCCCGCAGCCGGCGCACAGGGCGGGCTTCTCGGGGCTGAGCGGGGGCATGCCCTGCAAAGCAAGCACACGGCCTGGCTGAGCGGGGCCGCCCGCGCCTGGGGCCACCCCGCCAAGACGACCTCGGGGACAAACACTTGCCGCTGGCGCCCtgattctcccctctcccccttttgcCCCGTCCTGCCTCCGCTCTGGCCCAGATCGCCCGGACACTGTGAACTGGAAGACATCGCGGCCACCCCAATCCGCGTGGAAAAGACTACACGCTAGTGGGGGTATTCCTGAATTCGAAGTATTACATTCACACGATGGGGGGGGTCCCCCCAAAGATACAAAGTAAAATCGcatgtacaaaagaaaaaacaagaggaACTGTTCGTGGGACGCAGAAGGAAACGTGGGCTTCTGCCTTCTCTGGACGCCAAGGACGTTTCCCTGCGCGTTTCTTAAAGCCGAGGAGCCCCGAGGCCCCCGGTGCTCACGGTGGGGTCCTGCCTCGTGGGATGGGGTGAATTTGGCAGGCTCCTAATTTTCAGGGTCCCGCTCCGGGTTTGGGCGTAAAGGGCCGCTCTGAATCAAGGATCGATGCCCAGTTCCCCTTCTCCGtggcacacacgcgcgcgcacacgcagaTCTTTCGATGCCCAGATGAGCGCTTCCCACCCGGGTCCCGGGTCACCCACGTCACCCGGCGCTGGGCTGCTCGTGGCCGCTTTTTTTTGGATGATTACCCACAGGAGGAAGGAGTGGATCGCGGGACCTTGTCCTCCCCACTAGCCGAATTTGGCTCGGGGTTGGCGGGCCTGGGAAAGTTAAgttttcccccctttccttcgGTTGGAGTTCCTCACGGAGTTAATTGTGGCAAATGTCCACAggcattccccccctcccctcccctccccggctaTTTTGGTGCTATCCAAAACTCCCTGGTACAGCCCTCCCTCACCCGAGTCGGCCTGAACCGCATTTCCCGGTGTGACACCGAGGCAATCTATACACGGTGCTCCTTGGAATAATTTCCGGGGACTTCTGGAGCTTTCTCCCTCCGACTCACAAACGGGGAGACCCCTGGATTCCTAATGCTTTTTCAGAGGACAAGACTTTCATTACAACGAACAGCAGCAACCGGGGCCGTTGGGTATTTCGTTTTCAGGTTAAAACCCTCTTGCTTTGGGGGCCGCTCCTTCGCATTTGGAAaatttattacacacacacacacacacacacacacaccctcccccgtGGGAAGTCCTATGTCCACAAAGGGACTGAGTCACGGTGTCCGAGGCGTGCGGGATGCTGACCCCCGAGTGGCGGGACGGCTCGCCCGGGACTCTTCTGGGGCCCAGAAACTAAAGTCACCCCGACTCCCGCTGGGCGGACGCCCGCGCGGCCAGCCGCCCCCGGGTTCCCCGCGTCCAGCCGAGCCCGCCCGCGGGGCCGCAGATCCGACCAGGAGCCCCGAGACTGAAGTTTGGGGCCCCGGAGGGCCGCCCTCCGGCCCCACTACCGCCTGGCTCTCCCTACTAGTCCCCCGAAACAGCTGCTGGAGCTGGGGATTCCGGGAGCTCCAGGCGTCTCAAGTCCGAAGGGGGAGCCTGGCATCGTTCCGGCGCCGCGCCGGCCCGGGGGCTGGGGCGCCAAGCCCCGGGGACGCCCTCCTCCGCGGGCCGAGGGGCGCAGCCCGGGCTCCCCGAGCGCGCGCGCGGCCCCCCGCCCTTCCTTACCGCGTCGCGGCCGTTGAGCTGGGCGCCTTTGGCCAGACGGGCCTCGGTCTTGGATCGGCGCTCCATCTCCTCCATGATCCCTTGGATGTGGCCTCCGGAGATCCCGTGGAAAAGCATGGCTGGGGGGCGGAAAGGACACGAGTTGTCTTCAGCTCGGCACCCCACTATTTCCATAAACACtcgccggggaggggcggggggggctcaGCTCATCCGCAGGAAGGAAGGGCTCGACGAGGGCCGcccggggccgcgcggggcgCGCAGACGCTTTGGGGGGGGACACAGCACAAGAGACAGAGCGGAGAAGAGAGAAAGCGGGGTGACAGCGTGGACACGGGCGGACTTGTGGAGTGGAGGGGAaaagacaccccccccaaaaaaaagatgagaaagggGGGGCAAAGAAAACCAGCCAAAGGAACCCGGTTCCCCGGTTCCCCGAAGGAGAGGACGCGAagcccggcgggcggcgggcgagcGGGGCTCCCGGCGCGGGGAGATCGAGTTACTAATGGGAAACAACTGCGGGGGGGAGCGGGGCGGCCCACAAAACCTGCGCGAGCGAGAGAAGAGTTAGGAAcacaaagagagggagagagcgagagcgaggcCGGCGAAGCGCTCGGTGCCGCGGTCCCGGGCTGTGTGCGAGTTCCCAGCGCCCGTCGCGGGGTTGGGGACTGGCTCCTGCCGGGGCTGCGTCCAATTTGTTCCGAGACTAAAGCCAGCCCCTGGCTGATAATTTAGTAGGAGGAGTCCTCTCCCCGGAGCTGCCACGGATTCTGATTCAGACAACAAAGACCTGTCATCCGCCTCTCAACCCCCTGGCGACCGGCGAGCCGGGACAAACATTacaaaggggcggggggggggggtggatgggtggggggggggacggagggggaggcaggcggaggggcgccccccgcccccgtgcgcgcctgcacacacgcacacgcacacactcatcTCGGAGGACTTCTCAGCAGTGTTGTgcgagggagggggaggcagagccTTCTTGGCCCACGCCCTGGCGCGCACGAGGCTGCCTGTTGGATCCGAGTGTATGATCGGACCCAGCCTCGGGGACCCCGAAGAACATGATCGGggggttccccaccccccccccaacttcggCTTGCCTTCTTCGGGTTCCCTGGtcatcctccccacccacccccccccccagcctaacGGGACAGAAATCCAAGCGCTTCCCCGAAGGGGAGGTTTGCGCGCTGGTCCTTCCCGTGCCATCCTCTCCGCCTCCTCGAACATCAGCCTCGACAGGgcgtcttcccccccccccaccaccaccgccCTCCCGAGGGGACCCGCGTCCTCCGCAGGCTCCCGGGGGGCTGCGGGCGGGGATCCAGCCTTCCTTGGGATTatttggggtggaggggggggtgcGCGGGAAGGGTTGGAAAAGTTTTGAGTATGGAGGATCGGGCGTGGCCCGGCCGCCTCGGGTGGACAGCGGCccgggaaggcgggggggggggggagctcggTGATCTCCCACCCAGTTCGAGTCTGGGGGGCGCTGCAGGTCTGGGGTCCCATGGGAAACTTGTCCACGTGGGCCGGGGCGCGAGATTCGGGCGAGCTTGGCGCCAGCCCTTGTCGGGCGAGGTCCCGGCCACAACCCGTGCGAAAGGCGAGGGACTTGTAAACGTGGGCGCCCCGCACactttgggggggggct
This window contains:
- the Lhx9 gene encoding LIM/homeobox protein Lhx9 isoform X2, whose protein sequence is MLNGAALEAAMLFHGISGGHIQGIMEEMERRSKTEARLAKGAQLNGRDAGMPPLSPEKPALCAGCGGKISDRYYLLAVDKQWHLRCLKCCECKLALESELTCFAKDGSIYCKEDYYRRFSVQRCARCHLGISASEMVMRARDSVYHLSCFTCSTCNKTLTTGDHFGMKDSLVYCRAHFESLLQGEYPPQLSYTELAAKSGGLALPYFNGTGTVQKGRPRKRKSPALGVDIVNYNSGCNENEADHLDRDQQPYPPSQKTKRMRTSFKHHQLRTMKSYFAINHNPDAKDLKQLAQKTGLTKRVLQVWFQNARAKFRRNLLRQENGGVDKADGSSLPAPPSADSGGLTPPGTATTLTDLTNPTLTVVTAVTSSLDSHQPGSPPQTTLTNLF
- the Lhx9 gene encoding LIM/homeobox protein Lhx9 isoform X4 — encoded protein: MLNGAALEAAMLFHGISGGHIQGIMEEMERRSKTEARLAKGAQLNGRDAGMPPLSPEKPALCAGCGGKISDRYYLLAVDKQWHLRCLKCCECKLALESELTCFAKDGSIYCKEDYYRRFSVQRCARCHLGISASEMVMRARDSVYHLSCFTCSTCNKTLTTGDHFGMKDSLVYCRAHFESLLQGEYPPQLSYTELAAKSGGLALPYFNGTGTVQKGRPRKRKSPALGVDIVNYNSGCNENEADHLDRDQQPYPPSQKTKRMRTSFKHHQLRTMKSYFAINHNPDAKDLKQLAQKTGLTKRVLQGEQILGHYSQTSRRLKIP
- the Lhx9 gene encoding LIM/homeobox protein Lhx9 isoform X1 — its product is MEIVGCRAEDNSCPFRPPAMLFHGISGGHIQGIMEEMERRSKTEARLAKGAQLNGRDAGMPPLSPEKPALCAGCGGKISDRYYLLAVDKQWHLRCLKCCECKLALESELTCFAKDGSIYCKEDYYRRFSVQRCARCHLGISASEMVMRARDSVYHLSCFTCSTCNKTLTTGDHFGMKDSLVYCRAHFESLLQGEYPPQLSYTELAAKSGGLALPYFNGTGTVQKGRPRKRKSPALGVDIVNYNSGCNENEADHLDRDQQPYPPSQKTKRMRTSFKHHQLRTMKSYFAINHNPDAKDLKQLAQKTGLTKRVLQVWFQNARAKFRRNLLRQENGGVDKADGSSLPAPPSADSGGLTPPGTATTLTDLTNPTLTVVTAVTSSLDSHQPGSPPQTTLTNLF
- the Lhx9 gene encoding LIM/homeobox protein Lhx9 isoform X3, which produces MEIVGCRAEDNSCPFRPPAMLFHGISGGHIQGIMEEMERRSKTEARLAKGAQLNGRDAGMPPLSPEKPALCAGCGGKISDRYYLLAVDKQWHLRCLKCCECKLALESELTCFAKDGSIYCKEDYYRRFSVQRCARCHLGISASEMVMRARDSVYHLSCFTCSTCNKTLTTGDHFGMKDSLVYCRAHFESLLQGEYPPQLSYTELAAKSGGLALPYFNGTGTVQKGRPRKRKSPALGVDIVNYNSGCNENEADHLDRDQQPYPPSQKTKRMRTSFKHHQLRTMKSYFAINHNPDAKDLKQLAQKTGLTKRVLQGEQILGHYSQTSRRLKIP